The following proteins come from a genomic window of Anguilla rostrata isolate EN2019 chromosome 17, ASM1855537v3, whole genome shotgun sequence:
- the LOC135243899 gene encoding proline-rich protein 36-like isoform X1: protein MTEPPTPLPGATLNGAIKRNLEISGRGPPIDSDTERENETKISHMERSASLHMRETLRPVPLPRSKTHIEPVSKEPGRFQRCQDQQKATQGVKMLEEDEEKEPCSPLLPSQSLPQPPSPHSSASALPLPPPPPPPLPPPNSVSEDGQIPLYLEILPEETRPTEVSNLERSTSLLLLKPKQLTPVHRSKSDSEPVFRKLASFFTSRDQQKANRGAKKPLDNCTRSSRPERPPPPNFSKSCGGHKALLPVQMSTGAALNGRDTQDGGSESRLKMLEEDEEKEPCSPSLPSQSLPQPPSPHSSASALPLPPPPPPPSPPPLPPPNSVSEDGQIPLYLEILPEETRPPEVSHLERSTSLLTRRPEPPTPVHRSKSHSELLFRKLALLQISQDQQKADQGAKKPLDTCHRSSRPERPPPPNFSKSRGGHKALLPVQMSTWGPSNSCDTQYKDSKTPPAGFDTEYEDSKTPPAGFDTECEDRIDPPGSSDTQYDDKTYPVVCDTQYKDSKTPPVASDTQYGYSETSLGSCDTLYTDIITPPGASDTGYEDRKTPPGASDTGYEDRKTPPFASDAQYKDIETSPGACDTQYKGSLKAIRSKAVHDFFSKRPLPPIPQSKSQSEPLYEELGWCSCVKNEDSEERKPEDIEVLMAWWRTIEEWDNMPLDYELKEEEEIRVFTLTAYRIKMGLRLFNCLLSKNSESLQNRITELYTTADNLDKARKRAKIATMTGGTTGTVGGVAVVAGLVLAPLTLGASLVVSAVGVGVATAGGLTGASAALTNKVNSNLDRKRVEKIVLDYWDEVSDIERCLHFVCLGMGWLGQQDASRLRVADEETVAVARLAEVARGNSSSIQTACQSLEILQKFSLDMDDFFTNGESQKVKKGTETKFADKIRSLAQQLQDGLDSLMTIRENLTLAASTIGVYEEPRYC, encoded by the exons ATGACCGAG ccacccaccccactccccgGGGCCACATTAAATGGTGCGATCAAGAGGAATTTAGAAATAAGTGGCCGGGGTCCTCCCATAGACAGcgacacagaaagagaaaatgaaactaaG ATTAGCCACATGGAGCGAAGTGCATCTTTGCACATGCGTGAGACCCTGCGACCAGTACCACTGCCCAGGTCCAAAACCCACATTGAACCTGTTTCCAAGGAACCTGGACGGTTCCAGAGATGTCAGGACCAACAGAAAGCAACACAGGGAGTAAAG ATGCTTGAAGAAGATGAGGAAAAAGAGCCCTGCAGCCCATTGCTCCCGAGCCAGAGTTTGCCACAGCCACCGAGCCCCCATTCCTCAGCCTCGGCCttacccctgccccctccccctccccctccccttccccctcccaatTCTGTGTCTGAGGATGGACAGATCCCACTCTACCTGGAAATACTGCCGGAGGAGACAAGACCCACTGAG GTTAGCAACTTGGAGCGAAGTACGTCTTTGCTCTTGCTCAAACCCAAGCAACTAACTCCAGTGCACAGATCCAAGTCCGACTCTGAACCTGTTTTCCGGAAACTTGCGTCGTTCTTTACTAGTCGAGACCAACAGAAAGCAAACCGGGGAGCCAAG AAACCTTTGGATAATTGCACTCGGAGCTCACGCCCCGAACGGCCACCACCTCCCAACTTCAGCAAGAGCTGTGGAGGTCATAAAGCGCTCCTCCCAGTACAGATGTCCACCGGGGCGGCCTTGAATGGTAGGGACACGCAGGATGGAGGCAGTGAAAGCAGGCTGAAG ATGCTCGAAGAAGATGAGGAAAAAGAGCCCTGCAGCCCATCGCTCCCGAGCCAGAGTTTGCCACAGCCGCCGAGCCCCCATTCCTCAGCCTCGGCCttacccctgccccctccccctccccctccctctccccctccccttccccctcccaatTCTGTGTCTGAGGATGGACAGATCCCACTCTACCTGGAAATTCTGCCGGAGGAGACAAGACCCCCTGAG GTTAGCCACCTAGAGCGAAGTACATCTTTGCTCACGCGCAGACCTGAGCCACCAACACCAGTGCACAGATCCAAGTCCCACTCCGAACTCCTTTTCCGGAAACTAGCGTTGCTCCAGATCAGTCAGGACCAACAGAAGGCAGACCAGGGAGCAAAG AAACCTTTGGATACTTGCCATCGGAGCTCACGCCCTGAACGGCCACCACCTCCTAACTTCAGCAAGAGCCGTGGAGGTCATAAAGCGCTCCTCCCAGTACAGATGTCCACCTGGGGACCCTCCAATAGCTGTGACACCCAGTACAAGGACAGTAAAACCCCTCCAGCTGGCTTTGACACTGAGTACGAGGACAGCAAAACCCCTCCAGCTGGCTTTGACACTGAGTGTGAGGACAGAATAGACCCTCCAGGTTCCAGTGACACTCAATACGATGATAAAACTTATCCAGTTGTATGTGACACTCAGTACAAGGACAGCAAAACCCCTCCAGTTGCCAGTGACACTCAGTATGGGTACAGTGAAACCTCTCTAGGTTCCTGTGACACTCTGTACACGGACATAATAACCCCTCCAGGAGCCAGCGACACTGGGTACGAGGACAGAAAAACCCCTCCAGGGGCCAGCGACACTGGGTACGAGGACAGAAAAACCCCTCCATTTGCCAGTGACGCTCAGTACAAGGACATTGAAACCTCTCCAGGTGCCTGTGACACTCAGTACAAGGGCAGCCTGAAG GCAATCAGGAGCAAGGCGGTCCATGATTTTTTCTCCAAAAGACCACTGCCACCAATCCCCCAATCAAAGTCACAGTCAGAGCCATTGTACGAGGAACTGGGCTGGTGCTCATGCGTTAAAAACGAGGATTCGGAGGAACGCAAGCCTGAG GACATCGAGGTACTGATGGCCTGGTGGCGCACCATAGAAG AGTGGGATAACATGCCACTGGATTATGAACtcaaggaagaggaggaaatcAG GGTATTCACTCTCACAGCCTACAGGATCAAGATGGGACTTCGTCTCTTCAACTGCCTTTTGTCCAAGAACAGTGAGAGTCTGCAGAACCGCATAACTGAGCTGTACACAACTGCGGACAACTTGGACAAAGCGCGCAAGAGGGCCAAAATTGCCACCATGACTGGGGGCACAACGGGGACAGTAGGAGGGGTAGCGGTCGTAGCAGGCCTAGTCCTCGCCCCCCTGACCTTGGGCGCCTCTCTGGTGGTGTCGGCAGTAGGGGTGGGTGTGGCGACGGCTGGTGGGTTGACGGGAGCCTCAGCAGCCCTCACCAACAAAGTCAACAGCAACCTGGACAGGAAGAGGGTGGAGAAGATTGTGCTGGACTACTGGGACGAGGTTTCGGACATTGAGAGGTGCCTCCATTTTGTGTGCCTGGGGATGGGATGGCTGGGACAGCAGGACGCCTCCAGGCTGAGGGTCGCTGACGAGGAGACAGTGGCCGTGGCAAGGCTGGCGGAGGTTGCTAGGGGCAACAGCAGCTCCATCCAAACCGCCTGTCAGTCCTTAGAAATCCTGCAGAAGTTCTCCCTGGACATGGACGACTTCTTCACCAATGGGGAGAGCCAGAAGGTGAAGAAGGGCACAGAGACCAAATTCGCCGACAAGATCCGCAGTCTTGCCCAACAACTGCAGGATGGGCTGGACAGTTTGATGACAATCCGGGAGAACCTCACCTTGGCAGCCAGCACAATTGGAGTGTATGAGGAGCCCAGATACTGCTGA
- the LOC135243899 gene encoding uncharacterized protein LOC135243899 isoform X4, producing the protein MTEPPTPLPGATLNGAIKRNLEISGRGPPIDSDTERENETKISHMERSASLHMRETLRPVPLPRSKTHIEPVSKEPGRFQRCQDQQKATQGVKMFEEDEDDEKEPCSPLLPSQSLPPPPSPHSSASALPLPPPPPPPLPPPNSVSEDGQIPLYLEILPEETRPTEVSHLERSTSLLTLKSEPPTPVHRSKSHSELLFRKPAWLRIGRDQQKANQGAKKPLDTCHRSSRPERPPPPNFSKSRGGHKALLPVQMSTWGPSNSCDTQYKDSKTPPAGFDTEYEDSKTPPAGFDTECEDRIDPPGSSDTQYDDKTYPVVCDTQYKDSKTPPVASDTQYGYSETSLGSCDTLYTDIITPPGASDTGYEDRKTPPGASDTGYEDRKTPPFASDAQYKDIETSPGACDTQYKGSLKAIRSKAVHDFFSKRPLPPIPQSKSQSEPLYEELGWCSCVKNEDSEERKPEDIEVLMAWWRTIEEWDNMPLDYELKEEEEIRVFTLTAYRIKMGLRLFNCLLSKNSESLQNRITELYTTADNLDKARKRAKIATMTGGTTGTVGGVAVVAGLVLAPLTLGASLVVSAVGVGVATAGGLTGASAALTNKVNSNLDRKRVEKIVLDYWDEVSDIERCLHFVCLGMGWLGQQDASRLRVADEETVAVARLAEVARGNSSSIQTACQSLEILQKFSLDMDDFFTNGESQKVKKGTETKFADKIRSLAQQLQDGLDSLMTIRENLTLAASTIGVYEEPRYC; encoded by the exons ATGACCGAG ccacccaccccactccccgGGGCCACATTAAATGGTGCGATCAAGAGGAATTTAGAAATAAGTGGCCGGGGTCCTCCCATAGACAGcgacacagaaagagaaaatgaaactaaG ATTAGCCACATGGAGCGAAGTGCATCTTTGCACATGCGTGAGACCCTGCGACCAGTACCACTGCCCAGGTCCAAAACCCACATTGAACCTGTTTCCAAGGAACCTGGACGGTTCCAGAGATGTCAGGACCAACAGAAAGCAACACAGGGAGTAAAG ATGTTtgaagaagatgaagatgatgaaaaaGAGCCCTGCAGCCCATTGCTCCCGAGCCAGAGTTTGCCACCGCCGCCGAGCCCCCATTCCTCAGCCTCGGCCttacccctgccccctccccctccccctccccttccccctcccaatTCTGTGTCTGAGGATGGACAGATCCCACTCTACCTGGAAATACTGCCGGAGGAGACAAGACCCACTGAG GTTAGCCACCTGGAGCGAAGCACATCTTTGCTCACGCTCAAATCTGAGCCACCAACGCCAGTGCACAGATCCAAGTCCCACTCCGAACTCCTTTTCCGGAAACCAGCGTGGCTCCGGATCGGTCGGGACCAACAGAAAGCAAACCAGGGAGCAAAG AAACCTTTGGATACTTGCCATCGGAGCTCACGCCCTGAACGGCCACCACCTCCTAACTTCAGCAAGAGCCGTGGAGGTCATAAAGCGCTCCTCCCAGTACAGATGTCCACCTGGGGACCCTCCAATAGCTGTGACACCCAGTACAAGGACAGTAAAACCCCTCCAGCTGGCTTTGACACTGAGTACGAGGACAGCAAAACCCCTCCAGCTGGCTTTGACACTGAGTGTGAGGACAGAATAGACCCTCCAGGTTCCAGTGACACTCAATACGATGATAAAACTTATCCAGTTGTATGTGACACTCAGTACAAGGACAGCAAAACCCCTCCAGTTGCCAGTGACACTCAGTATGGGTACAGTGAAACCTCTCTAGGTTCCTGTGACACTCTGTACACGGACATAATAACCCCTCCAGGAGCCAGCGACACTGGGTACGAGGACAGAAAAACCCCTCCAGGGGCCAGCGACACTGGGTACGAGGACAGAAAAACCCCTCCATTTGCCAGTGACGCTCAGTACAAGGACATTGAAACCTCTCCAGGTGCCTGTGACACTCAGTACAAGGGCAGCCTGAAG GCAATCAGGAGCAAGGCGGTCCATGATTTTTTCTCCAAAAGACCACTGCCACCAATCCCCCAATCAAAGTCACAGTCAGAGCCATTGTACGAGGAACTGGGCTGGTGCTCATGCGTTAAAAACGAGGATTCGGAGGAACGCAAGCCTGAG GACATCGAGGTACTGATGGCCTGGTGGCGCACCATAGAAG AGTGGGATAACATGCCACTGGATTATGAACtcaaggaagaggaggaaatcAG GGTATTCACTCTCACAGCCTACAGGATCAAGATGGGACTTCGTCTCTTCAACTGCCTTTTGTCCAAGAACAGTGAGAGTCTGCAGAACCGCATAACTGAGCTGTACACAACTGCGGACAACTTGGACAAAGCGCGCAAGAGGGCCAAAATTGCCACCATGACTGGGGGCACAACGGGGACAGTAGGAGGGGTAGCGGTCGTAGCAGGCCTAGTCCTCGCCCCCCTGACCTTGGGCGCCTCTCTGGTGGTGTCGGCAGTAGGGGTGGGTGTGGCGACGGCTGGTGGGTTGACGGGAGCCTCAGCAGCCCTCACCAACAAAGTCAACAGCAACCTGGACAGGAAGAGGGTGGAGAAGATTGTGCTGGACTACTGGGACGAGGTTTCGGACATTGAGAGGTGCCTCCATTTTGTGTGCCTGGGGATGGGATGGCTGGGACAGCAGGACGCCTCCAGGCTGAGGGTCGCTGACGAGGAGACAGTGGCCGTGGCAAGGCTGGCGGAGGTTGCTAGGGGCAACAGCAGCTCCATCCAAACCGCCTGTCAGTCCTTAGAAATCCTGCAGAAGTTCTCCCTGGACATGGACGACTTCTTCACCAATGGGGAGAGCCAGAAGGTGAAGAAGGGCACAGAGACCAAATTCGCCGACAAGATCCGCAGTCTTGCCCAACAACTGCAGGATGGGCTGGACAGTTTGATGACAATCCGGGAGAACCTCACCTTGGCAGCCAGCACAATTGGAGTGTATGAGGAGCCCAGATACTGCTGA
- the LOC135243899 gene encoding proline-rich protein 36-like isoform X2, whose product MERSASLHMRETLRPVPLPRSKTHIEPVSKEPGRFQRCQDQQKATQGVKMLEEDEEKEPCSPLLPSQSLPQPPSPHSSASALPLPPPPPPPLPPPNSVSEDGQIPLYLEILPEETRPTEVSNLERSTSLLLLKPKQLTPVHRSKSDSEPVFRKLASFFTSRDQQKANRGAKKPLDNCTRSSRPERPPPPNFSKSCGGHKALLPVQMSTGAALNGRDTQDGGSESRLKMLEEDEEKEPCSPSLPSQSLPQPPSPHSSASALPLPPPPPPPSPPPLPPPNSVSEDGQIPLYLEILPEETRPPEVSHLERSTSLLTRRPEPPTPVHRSKSHSELLFRKLALLQISQDQQKADQGAKKPLDTCHRSSRPERPPPPNFSKSRGGHKALLPVQMSTWGPSNSCDTQYKDSKTPPAGFDTEYEDSKTPPAGFDTECEDRIDPPGSSDTQYDDKTYPVVCDTQYKDSKTPPVASDTQYGYSETSLGSCDTLYTDIITPPGASDTGYEDRKTPPGASDTGYEDRKTPPFASDAQYKDIETSPGACDTQYKGSLKAIRSKAVHDFFSKRPLPPIPQSKSQSEPLYEELGWCSCVKNEDSEERKPEDIEVLMAWWRTIEEWDNMPLDYELKEEEEIRVFTLTAYRIKMGLRLFNCLLSKNSESLQNRITELYTTADNLDKARKRAKIATMTGGTTGTVGGVAVVAGLVLAPLTLGASLVVSAVGVGVATAGGLTGASAALTNKVNSNLDRKRVEKIVLDYWDEVSDIERCLHFVCLGMGWLGQQDASRLRVADEETVAVARLAEVARGNSSSIQTACQSLEILQKFSLDMDDFFTNGESQKVKKGTETKFADKIRSLAQQLQDGLDSLMTIRENLTLAASTIGVYEEPRYC is encoded by the exons ATGGAGCGAAGTGCATCTTTGCACATGCGTGAGACCCTGCGACCAGTACCACTGCCCAGGTCCAAAACCCACATTGAACCTGTTTCCAAGGAACCTGGACGGTTCCAGAGATGTCAGGACCAACAGAAAGCAACACAGGGAGTAAAG ATGCTTGAAGAAGATGAGGAAAAAGAGCCCTGCAGCCCATTGCTCCCGAGCCAGAGTTTGCCACAGCCACCGAGCCCCCATTCCTCAGCCTCGGCCttacccctgccccctccccctccccctccccttccccctcccaatTCTGTGTCTGAGGATGGACAGATCCCACTCTACCTGGAAATACTGCCGGAGGAGACAAGACCCACTGAG GTTAGCAACTTGGAGCGAAGTACGTCTTTGCTCTTGCTCAAACCCAAGCAACTAACTCCAGTGCACAGATCCAAGTCCGACTCTGAACCTGTTTTCCGGAAACTTGCGTCGTTCTTTACTAGTCGAGACCAACAGAAAGCAAACCGGGGAGCCAAG AAACCTTTGGATAATTGCACTCGGAGCTCACGCCCCGAACGGCCACCACCTCCCAACTTCAGCAAGAGCTGTGGAGGTCATAAAGCGCTCCTCCCAGTACAGATGTCCACCGGGGCGGCCTTGAATGGTAGGGACACGCAGGATGGAGGCAGTGAAAGCAGGCTGAAG ATGCTCGAAGAAGATGAGGAAAAAGAGCCCTGCAGCCCATCGCTCCCGAGCCAGAGTTTGCCACAGCCGCCGAGCCCCCATTCCTCAGCCTCGGCCttacccctgccccctccccctccccctccctctccccctccccttccccctcccaatTCTGTGTCTGAGGATGGACAGATCCCACTCTACCTGGAAATTCTGCCGGAGGAGACAAGACCCCCTGAG GTTAGCCACCTAGAGCGAAGTACATCTTTGCTCACGCGCAGACCTGAGCCACCAACACCAGTGCACAGATCCAAGTCCCACTCCGAACTCCTTTTCCGGAAACTAGCGTTGCTCCAGATCAGTCAGGACCAACAGAAGGCAGACCAGGGAGCAAAG AAACCTTTGGATACTTGCCATCGGAGCTCACGCCCTGAACGGCCACCACCTCCTAACTTCAGCAAGAGCCGTGGAGGTCATAAAGCGCTCCTCCCAGTACAGATGTCCACCTGGGGACCCTCCAATAGCTGTGACACCCAGTACAAGGACAGTAAAACCCCTCCAGCTGGCTTTGACACTGAGTACGAGGACAGCAAAACCCCTCCAGCTGGCTTTGACACTGAGTGTGAGGACAGAATAGACCCTCCAGGTTCCAGTGACACTCAATACGATGATAAAACTTATCCAGTTGTATGTGACACTCAGTACAAGGACAGCAAAACCCCTCCAGTTGCCAGTGACACTCAGTATGGGTACAGTGAAACCTCTCTAGGTTCCTGTGACACTCTGTACACGGACATAATAACCCCTCCAGGAGCCAGCGACACTGGGTACGAGGACAGAAAAACCCCTCCAGGGGCCAGCGACACTGGGTACGAGGACAGAAAAACCCCTCCATTTGCCAGTGACGCTCAGTACAAGGACATTGAAACCTCTCCAGGTGCCTGTGACACTCAGTACAAGGGCAGCCTGAAG GCAATCAGGAGCAAGGCGGTCCATGATTTTTTCTCCAAAAGACCACTGCCACCAATCCCCCAATCAAAGTCACAGTCAGAGCCATTGTACGAGGAACTGGGCTGGTGCTCATGCGTTAAAAACGAGGATTCGGAGGAACGCAAGCCTGAG GACATCGAGGTACTGATGGCCTGGTGGCGCACCATAGAAG AGTGGGATAACATGCCACTGGATTATGAACtcaaggaagaggaggaaatcAG GGTATTCACTCTCACAGCCTACAGGATCAAGATGGGACTTCGTCTCTTCAACTGCCTTTTGTCCAAGAACAGTGAGAGTCTGCAGAACCGCATAACTGAGCTGTACACAACTGCGGACAACTTGGACAAAGCGCGCAAGAGGGCCAAAATTGCCACCATGACTGGGGGCACAACGGGGACAGTAGGAGGGGTAGCGGTCGTAGCAGGCCTAGTCCTCGCCCCCCTGACCTTGGGCGCCTCTCTGGTGGTGTCGGCAGTAGGGGTGGGTGTGGCGACGGCTGGTGGGTTGACGGGAGCCTCAGCAGCCCTCACCAACAAAGTCAACAGCAACCTGGACAGGAAGAGGGTGGAGAAGATTGTGCTGGACTACTGGGACGAGGTTTCGGACATTGAGAGGTGCCTCCATTTTGTGTGCCTGGGGATGGGATGGCTGGGACAGCAGGACGCCTCCAGGCTGAGGGTCGCTGACGAGGAGACAGTGGCCGTGGCAAGGCTGGCGGAGGTTGCTAGGGGCAACAGCAGCTCCATCCAAACCGCCTGTCAGTCCTTAGAAATCCTGCAGAAGTTCTCCCTGGACATGGACGACTTCTTCACCAATGGGGAGAGCCAGAAGGTGAAGAAGGGCACAGAGACCAAATTCGCCGACAAGATCCGCAGTCTTGCCCAACAACTGCAGGATGGGCTGGACAGTTTGATGACAATCCGGGAGAACCTCACCTTGGCAGCCAGCACAATTGGAGTGTATGAGGAGCCCAGATACTGCTGA
- the LOC135243899 gene encoding uncharacterized protein LOC135243899 isoform X5, whose protein sequence is MTEPPTPLPGATLNGAIKRNLEISGRGPPIDSDTERENETKISHMERSASLHMRETLRPVPLPRSKTHIEPVSKEPGRFQRCQDQQKATQGVKMLEEDEEKEPCSPLLPSQSLPQPPSPHSSASALPLPPPPPPPLPPPNSVSEDGQIPLYLEILPEETRPTEVSNLERSTSLLLLKPKQLTPVHRSKSDSEPVFRKLASFFTSRDQQKANRGAKKPLDTCHRSSRPERPPPPNFSKSRGGHKALLPVQMSTWGPSNSCDTQYKDSKTPPAGFDTEYEDSKTPPAGFDTECEDRIDPPGSSDTQYDDKTYPVVCDTQYKDSKTPPVASDTQYGYSETSLGSCDTLYTDIITPPGASDTGYEDRKTPPGASDTGYEDRKTPPFASDAQYKDIETSPGACDTQYKGSLKAIRSKAVHDFFSKRPLPPIPQSKSQSEPLYEELGWCSCVKNEDSEERKPEDIEVLMAWWRTIEEWDNMPLDYELKEEEEIRVFTLTAYRIKMGLRLFNCLLSKNSESLQNRITELYTTADNLDKARKRAKIATMTGGTTGTVGGVAVVAGLVLAPLTLGASLVVSAVGVGVATAGGLTGASAALTNKVNSNLDRKRVEKIVLDYWDEVSDIERCLHFVCLGMGWLGQQDASRLRVADEETVAVARLAEVARGNSSSIQTACQSLEILQKFSLDMDDFFTNGESQKVKKGTETKFADKIRSLAQQLQDGLDSLMTIRENLTLAASTIGVYEEPRYC, encoded by the exons ATGACCGAG ccacccaccccactccccgGGGCCACATTAAATGGTGCGATCAAGAGGAATTTAGAAATAAGTGGCCGGGGTCCTCCCATAGACAGcgacacagaaagagaaaatgaaactaaG ATTAGCCACATGGAGCGAAGTGCATCTTTGCACATGCGTGAGACCCTGCGACCAGTACCACTGCCCAGGTCCAAAACCCACATTGAACCTGTTTCCAAGGAACCTGGACGGTTCCAGAGATGTCAGGACCAACAGAAAGCAACACAGGGAGTAAAG ATGCTTGAAGAAGATGAGGAAAAAGAGCCCTGCAGCCCATTGCTCCCGAGCCAGAGTTTGCCACAGCCACCGAGCCCCCATTCCTCAGCCTCGGCCttacccctgccccctccccctccccctccccttccccctcccaatTCTGTGTCTGAGGATGGACAGATCCCACTCTACCTGGAAATACTGCCGGAGGAGACAAGACCCACTGAG GTTAGCAACTTGGAGCGAAGTACGTCTTTGCTCTTGCTCAAACCCAAGCAACTAACTCCAGTGCACAGATCCAAGTCCGACTCTGAACCTGTTTTCCGGAAACTTGCGTCGTTCTTTACTAGTCGAGACCAACAGAAAGCAAACCGGGGAGCCAAG AAACCTTTGGATACTTGCCATCGGAGCTCACGCCCTGAACGGCCACCACCTCCTAACTTCAGCAAGAGCCGTGGAGGTCATAAAGCGCTCCTCCCAGTACAGATGTCCACCTGGGGACCCTCCAATAGCTGTGACACCCAGTACAAGGACAGTAAAACCCCTCCAGCTGGCTTTGACACTGAGTACGAGGACAGCAAAACCCCTCCAGCTGGCTTTGACACTGAGTGTGAGGACAGAATAGACCCTCCAGGTTCCAGTGACACTCAATACGATGATAAAACTTATCCAGTTGTATGTGACACTCAGTACAAGGACAGCAAAACCCCTCCAGTTGCCAGTGACACTCAGTATGGGTACAGTGAAACCTCTCTAGGTTCCTGTGACACTCTGTACACGGACATAATAACCCCTCCAGGAGCCAGCGACACTGGGTACGAGGACAGAAAAACCCCTCCAGGGGCCAGCGACACTGGGTACGAGGACAGAAAAACCCCTCCATTTGCCAGTGACGCTCAGTACAAGGACATTGAAACCTCTCCAGGTGCCTGTGACACTCAGTACAAGGGCAGCCTGAAG GCAATCAGGAGCAAGGCGGTCCATGATTTTTTCTCCAAAAGACCACTGCCACCAATCCCCCAATCAAAGTCACAGTCAGAGCCATTGTACGAGGAACTGGGCTGGTGCTCATGCGTTAAAAACGAGGATTCGGAGGAACGCAAGCCTGAG GACATCGAGGTACTGATGGCCTGGTGGCGCACCATAGAAG AGTGGGATAACATGCCACTGGATTATGAACtcaaggaagaggaggaaatcAG GGTATTCACTCTCACAGCCTACAGGATCAAGATGGGACTTCGTCTCTTCAACTGCCTTTTGTCCAAGAACAGTGAGAGTCTGCAGAACCGCATAACTGAGCTGTACACAACTGCGGACAACTTGGACAAAGCGCGCAAGAGGGCCAAAATTGCCACCATGACTGGGGGCACAACGGGGACAGTAGGAGGGGTAGCGGTCGTAGCAGGCCTAGTCCTCGCCCCCCTGACCTTGGGCGCCTCTCTGGTGGTGTCGGCAGTAGGGGTGGGTGTGGCGACGGCTGGTGGGTTGACGGGAGCCTCAGCAGCCCTCACCAACAAAGTCAACAGCAACCTGGACAGGAAGAGGGTGGAGAAGATTGTGCTGGACTACTGGGACGAGGTTTCGGACATTGAGAGGTGCCTCCATTTTGTGTGCCTGGGGATGGGATGGCTGGGACAGCAGGACGCCTCCAGGCTGAGGGTCGCTGACGAGGAGACAGTGGCCGTGGCAAGGCTGGCGGAGGTTGCTAGGGGCAACAGCAGCTCCATCCAAACCGCCTGTCAGTCCTTAGAAATCCTGCAGAAGTTCTCCCTGGACATGGACGACTTCTTCACCAATGGGGAGAGCCAGAAGGTGAAGAAGGGCACAGAGACCAAATTCGCCGACAAGATCCGCAGTCTTGCCCAACAACTGCAGGATGGGCTGGACAGTTTGATGACAATCCGGGAGAACCTCACCTTGGCAGCCAGCACAATTGGAGTGTATGAGGAGCCCAGATACTGCTGA